The following proteins are co-located in the Tenrec ecaudatus isolate mTenEca1 chromosome 11, mTenEca1.hap1, whole genome shotgun sequence genome:
- the SHISA2 gene encoding protein shisa-2 homolog has protein sequence MWPGRRPAAAASGTARALLPLLLGALLAACAQASGEYCHGWLDAQGVWRLGFQCPERFDGSDATICCGSCALRYCCSSAEARLDQGGCDNDQQQDAIEPGRTDKDGSDGSAVPIYVPFLIVGSVFVAFIILGSLVAACCCRCLRPKQEPQQSRAPGGSRLMETIPMIASASTSRGSSSRQSSTAASSSSSANSGARAPPTRSQTNCCLPEGTMNNVYVNMPTNFSVLNCQQATQIVPHQGQYLHPPYVGYTVPHDAVPVPPMPPFMDALQAGYRQIQSPFPHAGSEQKMFPAVTV, from the exons ATGTGGCCCGGCCGCCGcccggccgccgccgcctcgGGGACCGCCAGAgcgctgctgccgctgctgctgggCGCGCTGCTCGCGGCGTGCGCGCAGGCGAGTGGCGAGTACTGCCACGGCTGGCTGGACGCGCAGGGCGTCTGGCGCCTCGGCTTCCAGTGCCCCGAGCGCTTCGACGGCAGCGACGCCACCATCTGCTGCGGCAGCTGCGCCCTGCGCTACTGCTGCTCCAGCGCCGAGGCGCGCCTGGACCAGGGCGGCTGCGACAACGACCAGCAGCAGGACGCCATCGAGCCCGGGCGGACGGATAAGGACGGCTCCGACGGCTCGGCAG TGCCCATCTACGTCCCGTTTCTCATCGTGGGCTCCGTGTTTGTGGCCTTCATCATCCTGGGCTCCCTGGTGGCggcctgctgctgccgctgcctccGGCCCAAGCAGGAGCCCCAGCAGAGCCGAGCGCCCGGGGGCAGCCGCCTGATGGAGACCATCCCCATGATCGCCAGCGCCAGCACGTCGCGCGGCTCGTCCTCCCGCCAGTCCAGCACGGcggccagctccagctccagtgcCAACTCGGGTGCCCGGGCCCCGCCCACCAGGTCGCAGACCAACTGCTGCCTGCCGGAGGGCACCATGAACAACGTGTACGTCAACATGCCCACCAACTTCTCCGTGCTCAATTGCCAGCAGGCCACACAGATTGTGCCCCACCAGGGCCAGTACTTGCACCCACCCTACGTGGGGTACACCGTGCCCCACGACGCGGTGCCCGTGCCGCCCATGCCCCCCTTCATGGACGCTCTGCAGGCGGGCTACCGCCAGATCCAGTCCCCCTTCCCCCACGCGGGCAGTGAGCAGAAGATGTTTCCAGCTGTGACCGTGTGA